A portion of the Osmerus mordax isolate fOsmMor3 chromosome 22, fOsmMor3.pri, whole genome shotgun sequence genome contains these proteins:
- the LOC136965742 gene encoding ubiquitin carboxyl-terminal hydrolase 9X isoform X13 gives MTATTRGSPVGGNDSQGQAPDAQSPPPPPQNQTASPSSSTEPSPVSPAEEQGQGDAAPALEEDEPAFPHTDLAKLDDMINRPRWVVPVLPKGELEVLLEAAIDLSKKGLDGKCEACQRFFRDGLTISFTKILTDEAVSGWKFEIHRCIINNTHRLVELCVSKLSQDWFPLLELLAMAVNPHCKFHIYNGTRPSETVPAGATLADDELYARPPDPRSPKGWLVDLINKFGTLNGFQTLHDRFMSGQALNVQIIAALIKPFGQCYEFLTLHTVKKFFLPVIEMVPQFLENLTDEELKKEAKNEAKNDALSMIIKSLKNLASRVPGQEETVKNLEIFRLKMILRLLQISSFNGKMNALNEVNKVISSVSYYTHRHGNPEEEEWLTAERMAEWIQQNHILSIVLRDSLHQPQYVEKLEKILRFVIKEKALTMQDLDSIWAAQAGKHEAIVKNVHDLLAKLAWDFSPEQLDHLFDCFKASWTSASKKQREKLLELIRRLAEDDKDGVMAHKVLNLLWNLAHSDDVPVDIMDQALSAHIKILDYSCSQDRDTQKIQWIDRFIEELRTNEKWVIPALKQIREICSLFGEAPQNLSQTQRSPHVFYRHDLINQLQHNHALVTLVAENLSAYMETMRQFSKEHADFDPQNVRVGSRYSHVQEVQERLNFLRFLLKDGQLWLCAPQAKQIWKCLAESAVFLCDREACFKWYSKLMGDEPDLDPDINKDFFENNVLQLDPSLLTENGMKCFERFFKAVNCREGKLVAKRRAYMMDDLELIGLDYLWKVVIQGSDDIASRAIDLLKEIYTNLGPKLQVNQVEIHEDFIQSCFDRLKASYDTLCVLDRDKDSINCARQEAIRMVRVLNVLKEYINECDSDYHEERSILPMSRAFRGKHITLIVRFPNQGRQVDDLDIWSHTNDTIGSVRRGILTRIKANATHTKIELFIGGEVVDPADDRKLIGQLNLKDKTLITAKLTQVSATVPSSPDSSSDSSTGSPGNHGNHFSEGPNPEVESCLPGVIMSLHLRYISFLWQVADLGCTLNMPLLRDGARLLTKLMPPDTSTVENLRAICLDHAKLGENSLSPTLDSRFFGPSPSQVLYLTEVVYALLMPASGTLGEDACDFQFNFLKSGGLPLVLSMLTRNNFLPSADMETRRGAYLNALKIAKLLLTAVGFGHVKAVAEACQPEVEGTTPASPINQATHDQALVLQNALQNIPNPASECMLRNVAIRLAQQISDEQNFFQASKYIPDICVIRAVQKIVWASGCGTVQLVFSSNEDISQIYEKTNAGQEPDGEDEQVCCEALEVMTLCFALLPTALDTLSKEKAWQTFIIDLLLHCHSKSVRQMAQEQFFLMATRCCMGHRPLLFFITLLFTVLGTTAKERAKQAGDYFTLLRHLLNYAYNSNINLPNAEVLLNNQIAWLKRIRDEVKRSGETGVEETILEGHLGVTKELLSFQTPQKKFYIGCETGGANLIKELIDDFIFPASNVYLQYMKSGEFPPEQAIPVCSSPASINAGLELLVALAVGCVRNLKQIVDTLTDMYYLGCESLTEWEYLPPVGPRPTKGFVGLKNAGATCYMNSVIQQLYMIPPIRNGILAVEGTGSDVDEDTSGDEKQESEGNADPRDEVFSYNHQFDDKPKSEDRKEYNMGVLRHLQVIFGHLAASRLQYYVPRGFWKQFRLWGEPVNLREQHDALEFFNSLVDSLDEALKALGHASMLSKVLGGSFADQKICQGCPHRYECEESFTTLNVDIRNHQNLLDSMEQYVKGDLLEGANAYHCEKCNKKVDTVKRLLIKKLPPVLAIQLKRFDYDWERECAIKFNDYFEFPRELDMEPYTVAGVAKLEGDDGNPESQMIQQNEPSEPEPPGCSSRYRLVGVLVHSGQASGGHYYSYIVQRDGSRGDSGQRDVSGGDSGQRDRWYKFDDGDVTECKMDDEEEMKSQCFGGEYMGEVFDHMMKRMSYRRQKRWWNAYILFYERMDTQGGAPADAELAKCISELTVSPPTTPRQVKMPGAIECSVRKQNVQFMHSRMQYSLEYFQFIKKLLTCNSVYLNPPPGQDHLLPEAEEIAMISIQLAARFLFSTGFHTKKVVRGPASDWYDALCILLRHSKNVRCWFSHSVLFSYPTRFSEHLLECPSAEVRGAFAKLIVFIAHFSLQDGPCPAPTTSPGGTTQACDNLSLSDHLLRAVLNLLRREVSEHGRHLQQYFNLFVMYANLGLAEKSQLLKLNVPATFMLVALDEGPGPPIKYQYAELGKLYTVVSQLLRCCDVSARMQSSINGNPALPNPYGDPSLTAPITPLQQLVAEILFVRTSYVKKIIEDCSNSEETVKLLRFSCWENPQFSSTVLSELLWQVAYSYTYELRPYLDLLLQILLIEDSWQTHRIHNVLKGIPDDRDGLFDTIQRSKNHYQKRAYQCIKCMVALFSTCTVAYQILQSNGDLKRKWTWAVEWLGDELERRPYTGNPQYTYNNWSPPVQSNETSNGYFLERSHSARMTLAKACELCPEEEPDDQEAPDDHDSSPPEDTALYPHPPAGTQYQNNLPHGQPYTGPAAQHMNAPQRPPQRAQESWETTEEGVPPPVQAKE, from the exons ATGACGGCCACCACCCGTGGCTCTCCTGTCGGCGGCAATGACAGCCAGGGCCAGGCGCCTGACGCTCAgagcccgccccctcccccacagaaCCAG aCGGCGTCCCCCAGCTCGTCCACGGAGCCTTCCCCGGTGAGCCCAGcggaggagcagggccagggcgaCGCCGCCCCCgccctggaggaggacgagcCAGCCTTCCCCCACACAGATCTGGCCAAGCTGGATGACATGatcaacag GCCTCGCTGGGTTGTACCAGTCCTACCAAAGGGGGAGTTAGAGGTCCTACTTGAAGCTGCTATCGACCTTAGTAAAAAag GGCTGGATGGGAAGTGTGAGGCCTGCCAGAGGTTTTTCCGTGACGGCCTGACCATCTCTTTCACCAAGATCCTCACAGACGAGGCTGTGAGCGGGTGGAAGTTTGAGATTCAC AGATGCATCATAAACAATACCCACCGCCtggtggagctgtgtgtgagcaAGCTCTCTCAGGACTGGTTTcctctgctggagctgctggccaTGGCCGTCAACCCCCACTGCAAGTTCCACATCTACAACGGCACACGGCCCTCTGAGACCGTCCCTGCCGGCGCCACGCTGGCCGACGACGAGCTGTACGCGCGCCCCCCTGACCCCCGCTCGCCCAAg GGCTGGCTGGTGGATCTGATCAACAAGTTTGGAACCCTGAACGGGTTTCAGACCCTCCACGATCGCTTCATGAGTGGACAGGCCCTCAACGTCCAGATCATCGCTGCCCTCATCAA acCGTTCGGGCAGTGCTACGAGTTCCTCACGCTGCACACGGTGAAGAAGTTCTTCCTCCCGGTGATCGAGATGGTCCCTCAGTTCCTGGAGAACCTCACGGAcgaggagctgaagaaggaggctaAGAACGAGGCCAAGAACGACGCTCTGTCCATGATCATCAAGTCCCTGAAGAATCTGGCGTCCAGGGTCCCCGGCCAGGAGGAGACCGTAAAGAACCTGGAGATCTTCCGCCTGAAGATGATCCTCAG GTTACTGCAGATCTCCTCTTTCAACGGCAAGATGAACGCTCTGAACGAGGTGAACAAGGTCATCTCCAGTGTGTCCTACTACACACATCGCCATGGCAAccccgaggaggaggagtggctgACGGCTGAACGCATGGCG gagtGGATCCAGCAGAACCACATCCTGTCCATCGTCTTGAGGGACAGCCTGCACCAGCCGCAGTACgtggagaagctggagaagaTCCTTCGCTTCGTCATCAAGGAGAAGGCTCTCACCATGCAGGACCTGGACAGCATCTGGGCGGCTCAG GCTGGGAAACACGAGGCGATAGTGAAGAATGTTCATGACCTCCTGGCCAAGCTGGCCTGGGACTTCTCCCCTGAGCAGCTGGACCATCTGTTCGACTGCTTCAAG gcCAGCTGGACCAGCGCCAGTAAGAAGCAGCGTGAGAAGCTGCTGGAGCTGATCAGGCGCCTGGCGGAGGACGATAAGGATGGCGTGATGGCCCACAAGGTGCTCAACCTGCTGTGGAACCTGGCACACAGCGACGATGTCCCTGTGGACATCATGGACCAGGCCCTCAGCGCACACATCAAGATCCTGGACTACAGCTGCTCTCAG GACAGAGACACCCAGAAGATCCAGTGGATCGACCGCTTCATCGAGGAGCTCCGGACCAATGAGAAGTGGGTGATCCCGGCCCTGAAGCAGATCAGAGAGATCTGCAGCCTGTTTGGAGAGGCGCCACAGAACCTCAG tcAGACCCAGAGGAGTCCTCACGTGTTCTACCGCCACGACCTGATCAACCAGCTGCAGCACAACCATGCGCTGGTCACCCTGGTGGCTGAGAACCTGTCTGCCTACATGGAAACCATGCGCCAGTTCTCCAAAG AGCATGCGGACTTCGACCCCCAGAACGTGAGGGTGGGCAGCCGATACAGCCACGTACAGGAAGTTCAGGAAAGACTAAACTtcctgag gttcCTGCTGAAGGATGGCCAGCTGTGGCTCTGTGCTCCCCAGGCCAAGCAGATCTGGAAGTGTCTGGCTGAGAGCGCTGTCTTCCTGTGTGACCGCGAGGCCTGTTTCAAatg GTACTCCAAGCTGATGGGCGACGAACCTGACCTGGACCCAGACATCAACAAGGACTTCTTTGAGAACAATGTTCTGCAGCTGGACCCGTCTCTGCTGACGGAGAACGGGATGAAGTGCTTCGAGAGGTTCTTCAAGGCCGTCAACTGCCGTGAGGGCAAGCTGGTGGCCAAGCGCAGGGCTTACATGATGGACGACCTGGAGCTCATCGGACTGGACTACCTGTGGAAg gtggtcATCCAGGGCAGCGACGACATCGCCAGCAGAGCCATCGACCTCCTGAAAGAGATCTACACCAACCTGGGGCCCAAGCTGCAGGTCAACCAg GTGGAGATCCACGAGGACTTCATCCAGTCGTGTTTCGACCGCCTGAAGGCATCGTACGACACTCTGTGTGTTCTGGACCGAGACAAGGACAGCATCAACTGTGCCCGCCAGGAAGCCATCCGCATGGTCCGAGTGCTCAACGTGTTGAAGGAGTACATCAACGAGTGTGACAGTGACTACCATGAGGAGAGGAGCATACTGCCCATGTccag ggcgTTCCGGGGGAAGCACATCACGTTGATCGTGCGGTTCCCCAACCAGGGGCGGCAGGTGGACGACCTGGACATCTGGTCCCACACCAACGACACCATCGGCTCTGTGAGGAGGGGCATCCTCACCCGCATCAAGGCCAACGCCACGCACACCAAGATAGAGCTGTTCATTGGTGGAGAGGTGGTGGATCCGGCCGACGACAGGAAGCTGATTGGACAGCTCAACCTCAAAGATAAAACG ctgatAACAGCTAAGCTGACCCAGGTGAGCGCTACGGTGCCGTCCAGTCCTGACAGCTCCTCAGACTCCTCCACCGGCTCACCCGGGAACCACGGCAACCACTTCAGTGAGGGCCCCAACCCCGAGGTGGAGAGCTGTCTTCCTGgagtg ATCATGTCTCTGCACCTGCGCTACATCTCCTTCCTGTGGCAGGTGGCCGACCTGGGTTGCACCCTCAACATGCCCCTGCTCCGAGACGGAGCAAGGCTACTGACCAAGCTCATGCCcccag aCACCAGCACGGTGGAGAACCTGCGAGCCATCTGTCTGGACCACGCCAAGCTGGGGGAGAacagcctcagccccaccctGGACTCTCGCTTCTTCGGCCCCTCGCCTTCCCAAGTGCTTTACCTCACCGAG gtggtGTACGCTCTGCTCATGCCTGCCAGCGGCACCCTGGGAGAGGACGCCTGCGACTTCCAGTTCAACTTCCTGAAGAGCGGCGGGCTCCCGCTCGTACTGAGCATGCTCACCAGGAACAACTTCCTGCCCAGCGCCGACATGGAGACCCGTCGGGGGGCGTACCTCAACGCCCTGAAGATCGCCAAGCTGCTGCTCACCGCCGTGGGCTTCGGGCACGTGAAAGCGGTGGCAGAGGCGTGCCAGCCGGAGGTGGAGGGCACCACCCCAGCCTCGCCG ATCAACCAGGCCACGCACGACCAGGCGCTGGTGCTGCAGAATGCACTTCAGAACATCCCAAACCCCGCCTCTGAGTGCATGCTGCGCAACGTGGCCATCCGGTTGGCTCAGCAGATCTCTGACGAG CAGAACTTCTTCCAGGCGTCTAAGTACATCCCAGACATCTGTGTGATCCGGGCAGTGCAGAAGATCGTGTGGGCGTCAGGCTGCGGCACTGTGCAGCTGGTCTTCAGCTCCAACGAAGACATCAGCCAGATCTACGAGAAG ACGAATGCGGGGCAGGAGCCAGATGGGGAGGATGAGCAGGTGTGCTGCGAGGCCCTGGAGGTCATGACCCTGTGCTTCGCCCTGCTGCCCACGGCCCTGGACACCCTCAGCAAGGAGAAGGCCTGGCAGACCTTCATCATAGATCTGCTGCTGCACTGCCACAGCAA gtctgtgAGGCAGATGGCCCAGGAGCAGTTCTTCCTCATGGCCACCAGGTGCTGCATGGGCCACAGACCCCTCCTGTTCTTCATAACCCTGCTGTTCACCGTGTTGGGG ACGACAGCTAAGGAGCGGGCGAAGCAGGCTGGAGACTACTTCACCCTGCTGAGACACCTCCTCAACTACGCCTACAACAGCAACATCAACCTGCCCAATGCCGAGGTGCTGCTCAACAACCAGATCGCCTGGCTCAAGAGGATCAGG GACGAGGTGAAGCGGTCGGGGGAGACTGGGGTGGAGGAGACCATTCTGGAAGGTCACCTGGGGGTCACCAAGGAGCTGCTCTCTTTCCAGACTCCACAGAAGAAGTTCTACATCGGCTGTGAGACGGGAGGGGCTAACCTCATCAAG gagctGATAGATGACTTCATCTTCCCTGCGTCTAACGTGTACCTGCAGTACATGAAGAGTGGGGAGTTCCCCCCAGAGCAGGCCATCCCTGTGTGCAGCAGCCCCGCCTCCATCAACGCCGGCTTGGAGCTGCTGGTGGCGCTGGCGGTGGGCTGTGTACGCAACCTCAAGCAGATCGTCGACACGCTCACCGACATGTACTACCTAG gctgtgAGTCTCTGACGGAGTGGGAGTACCTGCCCCCCGTAGGCCCGCGACCCACCAAGGGCTTCGTGGGGCTGAAGAACGCGGGCGCCACCTGCTACATGAACTCAGTCATCCAGCAGCTCTACATGATCCCGCCCATACGCAACGGCATCCTGGCCGTGGAGGGGACCGGCTCCGACGTGGACGAAGACACGTCAGGAGACGAGAAGCAGGAGAGCGAG ggTAACGCAGACCCTCGGGACGAAGTGTTTAGCTACAACCACCAGTTTGACGACAAGCCCAAGTctgaggacaggaaggagtACAACATGGGGGTGCTGCGCCACCTGCAGGTCATCTTTGGTCACCTGGCCGCCTCTAGGCTGCAGTACTACGTCCCCAGAGGGTTCTGGAAGCAGTTCAG gtTGTGGGGGGAGCCGGTGAACCTGCGCGAGCAGCACGATGCGCTGGAGTTCTTTAACTCCCTGGTGGACAGTCTGGACGAGGCCCTGAAGGCCCTGGGACATGCCTCCATGCTCAGCAAGGTGCTGGGGGGCTCCTTTGCCGACCAGAAGATCTGCCAGGGCTGtcctcacag gtacgaGTGTGAGGAGTCCTTCACCACGTTGAACGTGGACATCAGAAACCACCAGAACCTTCTGGACTCCATGGAGCAGTACGTGAagggagacctgctggagggggCCAACGCCTACCACTGTGAAAAGTGCAACAAGAAG GTGGACACGGTGAAGAGGCTGCTCATTAAGAAGCTGCCCCCGGTCCTGGCCATCCAGCTGAAGCGCTTCGACTACGATTGGGAGAGGGAGTGTGCCATCAAGTTCAACGACTACTTTGAGTTCCCCCGTGAGCTGGACATGGAGCCCTACACCGTGGCGGGCGTGGCCAAGCTGGAGGGGGACGATGGGAACCCGGAGAGCCAG aTGATCCAGCAGAACGAGCCGTCCGAACCTGAGCCCCCTGGCTGCAGTTCCCGCTACCGCCTGGTGGGGGTGCTGGTGCACTCGGGCCAGGCCAGCGGGGGACATTACTACTCCTACATCGTCCAACGAGACGGCTCCAGGGGTGACAGCGGCCAGAGAGACGTCTCCGGGGGCGACAGTGGCCAGAGAGACCGCTGGTACAAGTTTGACGACGGCGACGTGACGGAGTGCAAGATGGACgacgaggaggagatgaagagccAGTGCTTTGGGGGGGAGTACATGGGGGAGGTGTTCGACCacatgatgaagaggatgtCATACCGCCGGCAGAAGCGCTGGTGGAACGCCTACATCCTGTTCTACGAGAGGATGGACACGCAGGGAGGAGCCCCAGCCGACGCCGAGCTCGCCAAGTGCATCTCAGAGCTCACCGTctctccacccaccaccccGCGACAG GTGAAGATGCCAGGGGCCATTGAGTGCAGCGTGAGGAAGCAGAACGTGCAGTTCATGCACAGCCGCATGCAGTACAGCCTGGAGTACTTTCAGTTCATCAAGAAACTGCTCACCTGCAACAGCGTCTACCTCAACCCTCCTCCAG gtcAGGACCACCTGTTACCTGAGGCGGAGGAGATCGCTATGATCAGCATCCAGTTGGCGGCTCGCTTCCTGTTCAGCACCGGCTTCCACACCAAGAAGGTGGTCCGAGGGCCAGCCAGCGACTG gtatGATGCTCTCTGCATCCTGCTGCGCCACAGTAAGAATGTCCGCTGCTGGTTCTCCCACAGCGTTCTGTTCTCCTACCCCACACGCTTCTCAGAGCACCTGCTGGAGTGTCCTAGTGCAGAGGTGCGCGGGGCCTTCGCCAAGCTCATCGTCTTCATCGCACACTTCTCCCTGCAGGACgggccctgccccgcccccaccacctccccggGGGGCACCAcacag GCATGTGATAACCTGAGTCTGAGCGACCACCTGCTGAGAGCAGTGCTCAACCtgctgaggagggaggtgtcAGAGCACGGGCGCCACCTGCAGCAGTACTTCAACCTGTTCGTCATGTATGCCAACCTGG gcctggcAGAGAAGAGCCAGCTGTTGAAGTTAAATGTGCCTGCCACCTTCATGCTGGTGGCCCTGGACGAGGGCCCGGGGCCCCCCATCAAGTACCAGTACGCTGAGCTGGGCAAGCTGTACACCGTGGTGTCCCAGCTGCTGCGCTGCTGCGACGTGTCTGCTCGCATGCAGTCCTCCATCAacg gtaACCCCGCCCTGCCCAACCCCTACGGCGATCCCAGCCTCACGGCTCCCATCACACCCCTGCAGCAGCTGGTGGCGGAGATCCTGTTTGTGAGGACGAGCTACGTGAAGAAGATCATCGAGGACTGCAGCAACTCTGAGGAGACGGTGAAGCTGCTGCGCTTCAGCTGCTGGGAGAACCCCCAGTTCTCCTCCacggtgctcagtgagctgctCTGGCAG GTGGCGTACTCCTACACCTACGAGCTCAGGCCTTACCTGGACCTGCTGCTACAGATCCTGCTCATCGAGGACTcctggcagacacacag GATCCACAACGTTCTGAAGGGTATCCCTGACGACCGTGACGGGCTGTTCGACACCATCCAGCGCTCCAAGAACCACTACCAGAAACGAGCCTACCAGTGTATCAAGTGCATGGTGGCCCTCTTCAGTACCTGCACCGTGGCCTACCAGATCCTGCAG agcaACGGGGACCTGAAGCGTAAGTGGACGTGGGCAGTGGAGTGGCTGGGTGACGAGCTGGAGAGGAGGCCGTACACAGGGAACCCCCAGTACACCTACAACAACTGGTCTCCTCCCGTCCAGAGCAACGAGACGTCCAACGGCTACTTCCTGGAGCGCTCGCACAGCGCACGCATGACCCTGGCTAAGGCCTGCGAGCTCTGccctgaggag GAGCCCGATGACCAGGAGGCTCCAGATGATCACGACTCCTCCCCTCCCGAGGATACTGCActgtacccccacccccctgctggCACACagtaccag AACAACCTCCCTCACGGCCAGCCTTACACCGGGCCAGCCGCTCAGCACATGAACGCACCCCAGCGCCCCCCCCAGAGAGCGCAGGAGTCCTGGGAGACCACGGAGGAGGGAGTTCCCCCCCCAGTCCAGGCGAAAGAGTAA